In Neomonachus schauinslandi chromosome 6, ASM220157v2, whole genome shotgun sequence, a genomic segment contains:
- the LOC110573450 gene encoding T-cell surface glycoprotein CD1a-like has translation MLFLQLVLLVVLLPGGDSEDAFQEPMSFQIILTVSFYNHSWTQNLGSAWLNELQTHGWDNKTGAFIFLWPWSRGNWTTEQLMKLEKLLYTYSIGFRQVFQDHVRHWQLEYPFQVQLAEGCKLHTGEASVGFVRIAYQGADLASFQNMAWWPSPKGGSRAQQVCKLFNQYHMTNERLHTLFSDSCPRFLLSLLDAGKEDLQRQERPEAWLSTGPSPGPGHLLLVCHISGFHPKPVWVMWMRGEKEQQGTQRGDLLPHADGTWYLQTSLDVKASEAAGLSCRVRHSSLGGQDIVLHWEQPHSVGLVFLAVIVPLVFLAVLALWLWKRWKTHWRPQCTGFPLE, from the exons ATGCTGTTCCTGCAACTTGTGTTGCTGGTGGTTCTCCTCCCAGGTGGTGACAGTGAAGATG CTTTCCAGGAGCCGATGTCCTTCCAAATTATCTTGACCGTATCCTTTTACAACCATTCCTGGACACAAAATCTGGGTTCAGCTTGGCTGAATGAGCTGCAGACTCATGGCTGGGACAATAAGACTGgggctttcattttcctttggccTTGGTCCAGGGGCAACTGGACCACTGAGCAGCTGATGAAATTGGAAAAGTTATTGTACACATACTCCATTGGATTTCGTCAGGTGTTTCAAGACCATGTCAGACACTGGCAGCTTGAAT ATCCCTTCCAGGTACAGCTGGCAGAAGGCTGTAAGCTACACACTGGGGAAGCATCAGTAGGATTTGTGCGGATTGCTTATCAAGGGGCAGATCTCGCAAGCTTCCAGAACATGGCATGGTGGCCATCTCCAAAGGGAGGAAGTAGGGCTCAGCAGGTCTGCAAACTATTCAATCAGTACCATATGACCAATGAGAGACTACACACACTCTTTAGTGACTCCTGCCCCCGGTTCCTCTTGAGTCTTCTTGATGCAGGGAAGGAAGATCTCCAGCGACAAG AGAGGCCAGAGGCCTGGCTGTCCACTGGCCCCAGTCCCGGTCCTGGCCATCTCCTGCTGGTGTGCCATATCTCTGGCTTCCACCCAAAGCCTGTGTGGGTGATGTGGATGCGAGGTGAGAAGGAGCAACAGGGCACCCAGCGAGGTGATCTCCTGCCCCATGCTGATGGGACATGGTATCTTCAGACGTCCTTGGATGTGAAAGCCAGTGAGGCAGCTGGCCTGTCATGCCGAGTGAGACATAGCAGTCTAGGAGGCCAGGACATTGTCCTCCACTGGG AACAGCCCCACTCCGTGGGCTTGGTCTTCCTGGCAGTAATAGTGCCCCTGGTGTTTCTGGCAGTTCTGGCGTTGTGGCTCTGGAAGCGCTG GAAAACACACTGGAGACCTCAGTGCACTGGCTTCCCTTTGGAGTGA